Proteins encoded by one window of Ictidomys tridecemlineatus isolate mIctTri1 chromosome 7, mIctTri1.hap1, whole genome shotgun sequence:
- the Tbr1 gene encoding T-box brain protein 1: MQLEHCLSPSIMLSKKFLNVSSSYPHSGGSELVLHDHPIISTTDNLERSSPLKKITRGMTNQSDTDNFPDSKDSPGDVQRSKLSPVLDGVSELRHSFDGSAADRYLLSQSSQPQSAATAPSAMFPYPGQHGPAHPAFSIGSPSRYMAHHPVITNGAYNSLLSNSSPQGYPTAGYPYPQQYGHSYQGAPFYQFSSTQPGLVPGKAQVYLCNRPLWLKFHRHQTEMIITKQGRRMFPFLSFNISGLDPTAHYNIFVDVILADPNHWRFQGGKWVPCGKADTNVQGNRVYMHPDSPNTGAHWMRQEISFGKLKLTNNKGASNNNGQMVVLQSLHKYQPRLHVVEVNEDGTEDTSQPGRVQTFTFPETQFIAVTAYQNTDITQLKIDHNPFAKGFRDNYDTIYTGCDMDRLTPSPNDSPRSQIVPGARYAMAGSFLQDQFVSNYAKARFHPGAGAGPGPGTDRSVPHTNGLLSPQQAEDPGAPSPQRWFVTPANNRLDFAASAYDTATDFAGNAATLLSYAAAGVKALPLQAAGCTGRPLGYYADPSGWGARSPPQYCGAKSGSVLPCWPNSAAAAARMAGANPYLGEEAEGLAAERSPLPPGTAEDAKPKDLSDSSWIETPSSIKSIDSSDSGIYEQAKRRRISPADTPVSESSSPLKSEVLAQRDCEKNCAKDIGGYYGFYSHS; encoded by the exons ATGCAGCTGGAGCATTGCCTTTCTCCTTCTATCATGCTCTCCAAGAAATTTCTCAATGTGAGCAGCAGCTACCCACATTCAGGCGGATCTGAGCTTGTCTTGCACGATCATCCCATTATCTCGACCACTGACAACCTGGAGAGAAGTTcacctttgaaaaaaattaccagGGGGATGACGAATCAGTCAGATACAGACAATTTTCCTGACTCCAAGGACTCACCAGGGGACGTCCAGAGAAGTAAACTCTCTCCTGTCTTGGACGGGGTCTCTGAGCTTCGTCACAGTTTCGATGGCTCTGCTGCAGATCGCTACCTCCTATCTCAGTCCAGCCAGCCACAGTCTGCGGCCACTGCTCCCAGTGCCATGTTCCCGTACCCCGGCCAGCACGGACCGGCGCACCCCGCCTTCTCCATCGGCAGCCCCAGCCGCTACATGGCCCACCACCCGGTCATCACCAACGGAGCATACAACAGCCTCCTGTCCAACTCATCACCGCAGGGCTACCCCACCGCGGGCTACCCCTACCCACAGCAATACGGCCACTCCTACCAAGGAGCCCCGTTCTACCAGTTCTCCTCCACTCAGCCGGGGTTGGTACCCGGCAAGGCACAGGTGTACCTGTGCAACAGGCCCCTTTGGCTGAAATTTCACCGGCACCAAACGGAGATGATCATCACCAAACAGGGAAG GCGcatgtttccttttttaagttttaacaTTTCTGGTCTCGATCCCACGGCTCATTACAATATTTTTGTGGATGTGATTTTGGCGGATCCCAATCACTGGAGGTTTCAAGGAGGCAAATGGGTTCCTTGCGGCAAAGCGGACACCAATGTGCAAG GAAATCGGGTCTATATGCATCCAGATTCCCCGAACACTGGGGCTCACTGGATGCGCCAAGAAATctcttttggaaaattaaaactaaCGAACAACAAAGGAGCTTCAAACAACAATGGGCAG ATGGTGGTTTTACAGTCCTTGCACAAGTACCAGCCCCGCCTGCATGTGGTGGAAGTGAACGAGGACGGCACGGAGGACACCAGCCAGCCTGGTCGCGTGCAAACATTCACTTTTCCCGAGACCCAGTTCATCGCGGTCACCGCCTACCAAAACACCGAT atTACACAACTGAAAATAGATCACAACCCCTTTGCAAAAGGATTTCGGGATAATTATGACAC GATCTACACGGGCTGCGACATGGACCGCCTGACCCCGTCGCCCAACGACTCTCCGCGCTCGCAGATTGTGCCCGGCGCTCGCTACGCCATGGCCGGCTCTTTCCTGCAAGACCAGTTCGTGAGCAACTACGCCAAGGCCCGTTTCCACCCGGGTGCAGGCGCGGGCCCTGGGCCGGGGACCGACCGCAGCGTGCCGCACACCAATGGGTTGCTGTCCCCGCAGCAGGCCGAGGACCCCGGCGCGCCATCGCCGCAGCGCTGGTTTGTGACGCCAGCAAACAACCGGCTAGACTTCGCGGCCTCGGCCTACGACACCGCCACGGACTTCGCGGGTAACGCGGCCACGCTGCTCTCCTACGCGGCGGCGGGCGTGAAGGCGCTGCCACTTCAGGCAGCCGGCTGCACCGGCCGCCCGCTCGGCTACTACGCCGACCCGTCGGGCTGGGGCGCACGCAGCCCCCCGCAGTACTGCGGCGCCAAATCGGGCTCTGTGCTGCCCTGCTGGCCCAACAGCGCCGCGGCTGCCGCGCGCATGGCGGGAGCCAACCCTTACCTGGGCGAGGAGGCCGAGGGCCTGGCCGCAGAGCGCTCGCCGCTTCCGCCCGGGACCGCCGAGGACGCCAAGCCCAAGGACCTGTCCGACTCCAGCTGGATCGAGACGCCCTCCTCCATCAAGTCCATCGATTCGAGCGACTCGGGGATTTACGAGCAGGCCAAGAGGAGGCGGATTTCGCCAGCAGACACGCCGGTGTCCGAAAGCTCGTCCCCACTCAAGAGCGAGGTGCTGGCCCAGCGGGACTGCGAGAAGAACTGTGCCAAGGACATAGGCGGCTACTACGGCTTCTACTCGCACAGCTAG